The Tenrec ecaudatus isolate mTenEca1 chromosome 17, mTenEca1.hap1, whole genome shotgun sequence sequence gccgccgacgCGCAGCAGGCCGGGCCGCCCGAGGGCGTGGAGGCCGACGAGCAGGACGAGGCCGACGAGGAGCAGGACGAGGCCGACGAGCAGGAGGGCGGCGGCGGCGTGCGCGACGTGGGGCTGTCGAGCAGCAGCGGCGACTCGAGGCCCCCCGGGGGCTGGTGGTGGCCCGAGGGGAAGCCCGAGAAGCTGAGGCTGTGATGCAGCTTGGGCCGCGGCTCGCGCGGCGGCGGCGCGAAGCCCAGGTGCAGCGCGTCGCGGGGGCTGAAGGCCCGCAGGTCCCCGGAGGCGCCCCCCGACGGCGCGGGCCGCCGCTCGTCGGCGTTGTGGATGAAGTGGCAGCGCGGCCCGTAGGGGCAGAAGCCGATGGTGTGGAAGGTGCGGCACAGCTCCGTCTTGTACTTGGGGTGCCGCGTCAGGCTGCGCAGCTCGTGGAAGCCGTGCGCAAACTGGCACTTTTCGCCGTACTTGCACGTGCCGCTCTCCTCGAAGGGCCGGCACAGCTCCGTCTTGTAGCGCGTGGAGTTGATctgcgagccgccgccgccgccgccgccgcccttctgctgctgctgcaggtgcaGGAGGTGCTGGCTGCGCTCCCCGTTCTCGCTGAACGAGCGGTCCCGGAATTTGTTCTCCTTGTTGAGCAGGACGGTGCCGCCGCCGCCCGACGGCTCCTTCAGGGGGCCGTAGGAGGCCGGGCCGCCGGCCgcagcgccgccgccgccgctgccctgGAACTTGGGCGAGCAGCTGCTGGGGCTGGGCGCGGGGTGGGCGAGCGCGTGCAGGTTGCTGGCCGAGTGCCGTCGGAGGAAGCCCGGCGCGAAGGCCGAGCTGGGCGCGGCGGCGACGGGC is a genomic window containing:
- the ZFP36L2 gene encoding mRNA decay activator protein ZFP36L2, with translation MSTTLLSAFYDIDFLCKTEKSLANLSLNSMLDKKAVGSPVAAAPSSAFAPGFLRRHSASNLHALAHPAPSPSSCSPKFQGSGGGGAAAGGPASYGPLKEPSGGGGTVLLNKENKFRDRSFSENGERSQHLLHLQQQQKGGGGGGGGSQINSTRYKTELCRPFEESGTCKYGEKCQFAHGFHELRSLTRHPKYKTELCRTFHTIGFCPYGPRCHFIHNADERRPAPSGGASGDLRAFSPRDALHLGFAPPPREPRPKLHHSLSFSGFPSGHHQPPGGLESPLLLDSPTSRTPPPPSCSSASSCSSSASSCSSASTPSGGPACCASAAAAAAAALLYGAGGAAEDLLAPGAQCAACSAASCANNAFAFGPELGSLITPLAIQTHSFAAVAAAYYRSQQQQGLAPPAQPAAPLPASFQLPPRLSESPVFDAPPSPPDSLSDRDSYLSGSLSSGSLSGSESPSLDPGRRLPIFSRLSISDD